In Ascochyta rabiei chromosome 2, complete sequence, one genomic interval encodes:
- a CDS encoding RNA helicase, whose protein sequence is MSQVMTVILESSRQHGWSGFDCLYCTAASHIVPNIESPPLNDLRGIVELSERDVITVLVLRTAMQHGAISGEEASEFLLHTAALQYLPLANRRPSTTTENTAKNLIHSFTRTAAALLRNEGLSEQLDALNLPVNLADLLDGFLLAALTRDACLRNTLLSNTAVKKKYDSLLKALVQASGNGADGTLPVSMTADDQVSNGSAPCCYSVPSNDQTVLSFRNAIFDKHLAPVRLHLNEVYSDGATRDNAKVFQELSHWHNHRKALASKAPTQKLGYFARRRNDLYMAEMHAYAASLTNAAGKVLEPEIIIVNQRLQSSKPQRAPILDTPNYSHRLDKRESSKGSKITGKPMRKSGKTLALEVAAAIKAAKTRSKGDIDTAYWKVKCKELCSQSDLQLRYLAARDYSTRLHHASLFQPEVELYTVDCLLRIWLERHKITGVDFGGSLAALIWDTLLKLSKTKSGMTPEIVASLEVILKVLKLPALRYEAEDTSRPLEFICVFNMAKGSRASVSFPINFTKLSIPGGAKIFQLEYCGPYLEREVGSSLDERVPFRPDAWQRKVLDAIDENQSLFVVAPTSAGKTFISFYAMKQVLTNDDDGVVVYVAPTKALVNQIAAEIQARFSKSFKRPGKSVWAIHTRDYRINNATGCQILVTVPHILQIMLLAPSNAEKKNSWSCRIKRIIFDEVHCIGQAEDGVVWEQLLLQSPCPIIALSATVGNPEEFKTWLGSTQEANENKLVTIEHHHRYSDLRKFIYIPPRKFCFSGLPDSSPIDTPGLDGIEAFGFVHPISSLGNKSRGIPKDLHLEARDCLWLWQTMKKHATKEYDVPPDLSPSQALPDVIKKIHIFEWEKKLKVKLLEWMNHGGSPFENVQQDLSKTLVKPATRNLLSTNHICNGECDARNVNTESPSSIILPALTDLHVKNALPAIVFNYDRGQCEKLMRDVMKELEMKEMAWKEANASWKENLAAFESFQKDRKAIKARCKDVKSTGKNKARRRGDNKREDDDEERVSRSDREREAGSAEHSKWDGFDPCAPIDGFHFANAQKLLHSELDVYKQQLRDRGVAEWLVSALSRGIGVHHAGMNRKYRQVVEILFRRGYLQVVIATGTLALGINMPCRTVVFAGDSVFLTALNFRQCAGRAGRRGFDLLGNVLFLGISVQRVFRLLSSRLPDLNGHFPITTSLVLRLATLLHGSNNSDFAIRTINSILSQPRLYLGSPKSKMAVLHHCRFSIEYLRRQSLLDVNGSPINFAGCVSHLYYAENSAWAFHVLLSSGYFHDLCQDVDSNPHRVCLAVMLVLSHIFGRQQCKRADEEFINEIVKRSSSIVFLPPLPKKAEKTLRAHNKETLAIFRTYVRTFADQHLKDLDDALPLSEMRIGRSDEQLNITPSANRQHTVLRSPFVSLSGHNDEFDSISDLCDTVRSGIFLEEAVVPYLPIRPESTVSLNAYLYDFYKHGDLNALERANKIRRSDIWFLLNGMCLSYIDGFSPINI, encoded by the coding sequence ATGTCCCAGGTGATGACCGTGATCTTAGAGTCCTCACGACAACATGGCTGGAGTGGTTTTGACTGTTTATATTGCACCGCAGCTTCTCACATCGTGCCCAACATTGAGAGCCCTCCATTGAACGATTTGAGAGGGATTGTTGAGCTCTCGGAAAGAGACGTGATCACTGTCCTCGTCCTCCGTACAGCGATGCAGCATGGCGCAATATCTGGTGAAGAAGCCTCCGAGTTCCTCCTGCATACTGCTGCACTTCAGTACTTGCCGCTTGCAAACCGGAGGCCGTCGACTACCACGGAGAACACAGCTAAGAACCTTATCCATTCATTCACACGAACTGCAGCTGCCCTACTTCGTAATGAGGGACTGTCTGAGCAGCTCGATGCGCTGAATCTCCCAGTCAACCTTGCAGATTTACTCGATGGGTTCTTGCTTGCCGCTCTGACCCGCGATGCCTGCCTTCGTAACACGCTACTATCTAACACAGCTGTCAAGAAGAAATACGACAGCCTGCTTAAAGCACTCGTTCAGGCCTCCGGGAATGGTGCCGATGGAACACTCCCCGTGAGTATGACCGCTGATGATCAGGTTTCCAACGGCTCGGCCCCGTGTTGCTACTCAGTCCCTAGCAACGACCAGACCGTTCTTTCATTCAGAAACGCCATTTTTGATAAGCACCTTGCTCCAGTCCGCCTGCACCTCAACGAGGTATACTCAGATGGGGCAACACGTGACAATGCCAAGGTCTTCCAAGAACTATCACATTGGCACAACCATAGAAAGGCCCTTGCATCGAAAGCACCGACGCAGAAGCTCGGTTATTTTGCTCGCCGTCGGAACGATTTGTATATGGCTGAAATGCATGCGTATGCTGCCAGCCTTACCAATGCAGCTGGGAAGGTCTTGGAACCTGAAATTATCATCGTGAACCAGAGACTACAGTCATCCAAACCACAAAGGGCTCCGATACTGGATACACCCAACTATTCGCACCGGTTGGATAAAAGAGAGAGTTCTAAAGGTAGTAAGATAACCGGCAAGCCGATGAGGAAGAGTGGGAAGACTTTGGCTCTTGAGGTGGCAGCCGCTATCAAAGCAGCAAAGACTCGGTCCAAAGGAGATATCGACACTGCTTACTGGAAAGTAAAGTGTAAGGAGCTTTGTTCTCAATCCGATCTGCAACTTCGGTACCTCGCAGCCCGCGATTACTCTACGAGATTACATCATGCCAGCTTGTTTCAGCCAGAAGTGGAGCTATACACAGTTGACTGTCTACTCCGGATCTGGTTGGAACGTCACAAAATCACAGGTGTAGATTTTGGTGGCAGCCTTGCAGCTCTGATCTGGGACACTCTTCTGAAGTTATCGAAGACGAAATCAGGAATGACTCCAGAGATTGTAGCTTCCCTAGAAGTGATCCTGAAGGTTCTTAAACTCCCTGCGCTTAGATATGAAGCGGAAGATACCAGCCGGCCACTTGAGTTCATCTGCGTATTCAACATGGCAAAAGGTTCGAGAGCTTCCGTATCTTTCCCCATCAACTTCACCAAATTATCCATCCCAGGCGGCGCAAAAATCTTTCAGTTGGAGTATTGTGGACCGTACCTTGAAAGGGAAGTTGGCTCATCTCTAGATGAACGTGTTCCATTTCGTCCGGATGCGTGGCAGCGCAAGGTTCTCGATGCCATCGATGAGAACCAGTCTTTATTCGTCGTTGCACCAACTAGTGCTGGGAAAACGTTCATCTCCTTCTATGCGATGAAGCAGGTCCTCACGAATGACGATGATGGCGTTGTCGTTTATGTTGCGCCAACCAAAGCGCTCGTCAATCAAATCGCCGCTGAAATCCAAGCACGTTTCTCCAAGTCCTTCAAGCGCCCTGGAAAATCGGTGTGGGCAATTCACACTCGGGACTATCGAATCAACAACGCTACTGGATGTCAAATCTTGGTGACCGTGCCCCACATTCTTCAGATTATGCTACTAGCCCCCTCCAATGCTGAAAAAAAAAACTCTTGGAGTTGCCGAATTAAGCGTATAATATTCGACGAAGTCCATTGCATTGGTCAGGCGGAAGATGGCGTGGTCTGGGAACAGTTGCTGTTACAGTCACCTTGCCCTATCATCGCTCTCTCTGCAACAGTCGGCAATCCGGAGGAGTTCAAAACCTGGCTTGGGTCGACTCAAGAAGCAAATGAAAACAAGCTTGTCACTATTGAGCACCACCACCGATACTCGGACTTACGAAAGTTCATCTACATCCCCCCAAGGAAGTTTTGCTTCTCAGGTCTGCCGGACAGCTCCCCTATTGACACGCCAGGCCTAGACGGGATCGAAGCTTTCGGTTTCGTCCATCCTATTTCAAGTTTAGGTAATAAATCTCGAGGAATACCAAAAGATCTGCACTTGGAGGCTCGGGACTGTCTTTGGCTCTGGCAGACGATGAAAAAGCACGCAACAAAAGAGTATGATGTTCCACCCGACCTCAGTCCAAGCCAGGCTCTTCCGGATGTAATTAAAAAGATCCACATCTTCGAATGGGAGAAAAAACTGAAGGTCAAGCTTCTCGAATGGATGAATCATGGGGGTTCGCCATTTGAGAATGTTCAGCAGGATCTGAGTAAAACGCTGGTTAAGCCCGCAACTCGCAATCTCCTCAGCACGAACCACATTTGCAATGGTGAATGTGATGCCCGGAATGTCAACACTGAGAGCCCTTCCTCGATCATTCTTCCCGCGCTTACCGACCTGCATGTGAAGAATGCCCTTCCAGCGATTGTTTTCAATTATGATCGTGGTCAGTGTGAAAAGCTGATGAGAGACGTGATGAAAGAACTTGAAATGAAGGAGATGGCATGGAAAGAGGCCAATGCTTCATGGAAAGAGAACCTTGCGGCATTTGAAAGCTTTCAGAAAGACCGAAAAGCGATCAAGGCCCGATGCAAGGATGTAAAGAGCACTGGCAAGAATAAAGCCAGGCGTAGAGGCGACAACAAAAGAGAGGATGACGATGAGGAGAGAGTGTCAAGATCGGACCGTGAACGCGAAGCCGGATCTGCAGAGCATAGCAAGTGGGATGGTTTTGATCCTTGTGCCCCAATCGATGGCTTCCATTTCGCCAACGCGCAGAAACTACTGCACTCGGAGCTCGATGTATACAAGCAGCAACTTCGTGATCGAGGCGTCGCAGAATGGCTCGTTAGTGCTCTAAGCCGCGGCATCGGCGTCCATCATGCAGGTATGAATCGGAAATATCGTCAAGTGGTGGAGATTCTTTTCCGTAGAGGCTACCTGCAGGTTGTAATTGCTACGGGCACTCTTGCGCTGGGCATCAACATGCCCTGTAGGACTGTAGTTTTTGCTGGAGACTCTGTCTTTCTTACTGCGCTCAATTTCCGCCAGTGTGCTGGCCGAGCTGGTCGGAGAGGATTTGACCTACTTGGAAATGTCCTATTTCTTGGAATCTCCGTTCAAAGAGTGTTCCGTCTCTTAAGCTCACGACTTCCAGATCTGAACGGACATTTTCCTATCACAACATCGCTGGTCTTGCGGCTAGCCACTTTACTTCATGGCTCAAACAATTCCGACTTCGCCATTCGTACAATCAACTCCATTCTTTCCCAGCCTCGACTCTACCTTGGCTCCCCTAAATCCAAAATGGCTGTACTACATCACTGCCGCTTCTCAATCGAGTATCTTCGACGTCAATCCTTACTTGATGTTAATGGATCGCCAATTAACTTTGCCGGATGTGTCTCTCACTTATACTACGCTGAAAACTCCGCCTGGGCCTTTCACGTTCTCCTCAGTTCGGGCTACTTCCACGACCTCTGCCAGGATGTCGATTCCAATCCCCATCGGGTTTGTTTAGCAGTTATGCTTGTGTTATCGCACATCTTCGGTCGGCAACAATGCAAACGTGCCGATGAGGAGTTTATCAATGAGATCGTGAAGCGGTCTTCGTCGATTGTTTTCCTACCACCGTTGCCGAAGAAAGCGGAAAAGACGCTCCGAGCTCACAACAAGGAAACTTTAGCGATCTTCCGCACTTATGTCAGGACTTTCGCGGATCAGCATCTGAAGGATCTGGACGATGCGTTGCCACTGAGTGAAATGCGGATTGGTCGGTCGGATGAGCAACTCAACATAACACCAAGTGCAAATCGTCAGCATACAGTTCTTCGCTCCCCCTTCGTCTCACTTTCAGGCCACAATGATGAATTTGATAGTATCTCCGATCTATGTGATACTGTACGTTCTGGTATCTTTTTGGAGGAAGCTGTTGTGCCATACTTGCCTATCCGTCCGGAATCAACAGTATCACTCAACGCATACTTGTACGACTTCTACAAGCATGGCGATTTGAATGCCCTAGAGAGAGCAAACAAGATTCGCAGGTCTGATATCTGGTTTCTCTTGAATGGTATGTGTCTCTCCTATATTGACGGGTTTTCACCAATAAATATCTAG